Below is a window of Virgibacillus sp. NKC19-3 DNA.
CGCAACCAAAATTCTCACGTGTCAGTAATATAGAGGAGTCTTTGTATGATTCTTGATTTAATTTGAAATCCGTGATTCGGTTACCTTCATCATCGTACCTCCAGTAATACATCAAATGCTTGCCATACCCTGATCGTTCAATTCGTTTTAAAAACTCTGTAGGAATAATAATGTCTGTATCAATATCTGATTTGTTTATGGGGACAACAGATCCGGTATAATTGCGAATTGGCTTCATTAAATTTTCTCCCCTTTCTTGAAAACCCAATTTCGTGTATCTGTAAAGTGACCTGTTATTGCCGAAGCAGCTGCCATAGCAGGACTGACAAGATGAGTTCTGGCACCCTTTCCTTGTCTGCCTTCAAAATTTCTATTGGAGGTGGAGGCAATTCTTTCTCCAGGTTCGGCCATATCCGGATTCATACCCGGGCACATGCTACATCCCGGTTCCCTCCACTCAAAGCCAGCATTAATAAATACCTGATCGATTCCTTCCTCTTCTGCACGCCGCATGACATGATAAGATCCGGGCACCACTAATGCTGTGATTCCTTCAGCAACCTGGTAGCCCTCTATTATTTGGGCAGCACTTTGTAGATCCTCTAATCTGGCATTTGTACAAGAGCCAATGAATACTTTGTCTATCTTTATTTCTGACATTTTTGTATTCGGTTCCAATTCCATATATTCGAGTGCTGATTCTGCAGCCGTTTGTTTCACTGGATCCATCATCATTACCGGGTCAGGTATTTGCCCGCAAATAGATGTAACCTGACCAGGGTTTGTTCCCCAAGTGACCTGTGGCTCTAAATCCTCCATATTAATTGTAACTTCTTTATCATAGACAGCATCTGCATCACTGTATAACGCTTTCCAGTCGCGAACAGCCTGATGCCAAATTTCTCCCTTAGGGGAAAACGAGCGATTTTTCATATATTCAAATGTTTTTTCATCCGGAGCAATCATTCCGGAACGTGCTCCCGCTTCCAAAATCATATTACAAATCGTCATTCTTTCTTCCATCGACATCATTTCCACGGTACTTCCAGTAAATTCAACGATATGACCGGTAGCACCTTTGGTTCCGATTTCTCCGATTATTTTTAAAATGATATCCTTTCCGCTCACTCTTTCAGGCTTCTTTCCTTCAATTCGAATGTTCATGGTCTTTGGTTTATTCTGAGGAAGTGTTTGCGTTGCTAATACGTGTGTGATTTCACTAGAACCGATACCAAATGCCAATGCGCCAAACGCACCATGTGTTGATGTATGGCTGTCTCCGCACACAATGGTTTTGCCTGGCGTGGTTAATCCCAGCTCAGGACCAATAATATGCACAATCCCATTATCCGGGTGATCTAAATCATAAGCAGTGATACCAAATTCATTGCAATTCTTAATCAGATACTCTACTTGTTTTTTGGCAAGTATGTCTTTGATATTGTCCCGTTCTTTTGTAGGAACGTTATGATCAGCACTGGCAAATGTCAGATCCGGCCTTCGAACGGTTCGACCTTGTTCCCTTAATAATGAAAAAGCCTGCGGTGATGTCACATCATGAATTAGATGCAAGTCGATAAAAATCAATGGTTGTTCCAAATTTGTTTCAATAACATGCCTTTCCCATACTTTTTCAAACAACGTTTTTCCGCTCAATCTCATTTCCCCCTTTTAAAAATTCGATGCATCGTGAAGATCAGTTATCTTCCCAGCCTTGGCAACCTGGCCCGGCAAATCATGAGACAGAAGTTTACCAAGGTAGTGGGATGCATCAAGTAGCTTATCCAAATTTGCATTTAATTCGTAATCCATAAATTGGAGCATGTGCACGAGGTCTTCGGTGCAAATATTCCCTGTAGCTCCAGGCGCAAATGGGCATCCACCGACTCCGCCAAGTGATGCATCAAATCGCGTAACACCTGCCCTTATCCCTTCGATTACATTCGCAAGCCCCATCCCTCGCGTATTATGAAAATGTAGGGTAACATCCAGGTCGTGAAATCTGCTAATGACCTTTTTACACAGTTCATAGACTTGTTTCGGTGTTGCCATGCCGGTCGTGTCTGCAAGCGTGATTCCATTTGCCCCAAGTTCGCGGTATTTTTCAATAAGAGATAAAACCCTCCTTTCGGGGATACTTCCTTCAAATGGGCATCCAAATGAAGTACCTATGGATCCATTTATCAAGACGCGTTTGTCTTCTAAAAATGAAATGGTTTCACGGAACCCTTCAAACGTTTCTTCTGTCGATCGACCGACATTTTTCAGATTGTGCGTGTTACTAGCCGATACAAGCAAATTAACTTCATCCACATTGCAACTGACAGCCCGTTTTGCTCCCTTCAAATTCGGAATCAAAGCCGTATAAGTAACATCGGTGTTCCGTTTGATCATTTTCATTACTTCTTCGGCGTCCCTTAGATTTGGAACTGCCTTTGGAGATACGAACGAGGTAACTTCCATTTTATCCACTCCCGCATTACTAAGCTGGTTGATTAATTCTATCTTTTTAGGAGTTGGGATAAATGCATCTTCATTTTGAAGTCCATCTCTTGGTGCCACTTCCTGAATAAAAATCCGTTCCATACAACCTGCTTCCTTTCTTGAATGACGTTTTAGATAATTCCTTTTTCCTGAAGTTCTTTGATTTTCTCATCGTCCATATTCAGATAATCGGTTAATACAGTATTGGTATGCGCCCCAAGGTCAGGCCCTAACCAATTTGTCTTTCCAGGTGTTTTGCCCATTTTTGGAACGATGCCTGGAATTTTCAGAGAATCATGCTCATTTAGTTTAAAATCTTGAATCATTTCCCTCTGTTGATATTGCGGATCACTTACAATATCTTCAATATTATAAATTGGCCCTGCTGGTACTTTTGCCTCATCTAGCGTTTTCATAGCCGTATCCAAATCAACGCTTTTTGTCCAGGATTCGATAACTTCATCAAGAAAATCTGCTTGCTTTGAACGGCCTCTATTGTCTTGAAATTGGGCATCTTCTGCTAGATCTTCTCGTCCAATGGCATACATAAAGCGTTTGAAAATGGCATCTCCATTTGCACCAATAACAATATACTTTCCTTCTTTACACTGATACGTGTTTGACGGAGTAATGCCAGGTAATTTTGCACCGGTTCTTTCTCTGACTGCACCAAACTTATCGTATTCAGGCAGCATGGATTCCATCATACTGAAAACAGATTCATAGAGTGCCACATCAATCATCTGGCCTTCCCTAGTACCTTTCACATCTCGATGGTATACAGCCATAAGGGCTCCGATAACAGCATATAATGCAGTCAATGAATCCCCAATACTGATCCCGAGTCTTGGTGGCGGTAATTCCGGATATCCGGTTATATAACGAATCCCTCCCATGGACTCCCCGATACTGCCGAAACCTGCTTTATCACGATATGGTCCAGACTGCCCATATCCAGTGACCATGACCATAATCAGTTCGGGATTCACTTTTGAAAGTTCTTCGTAGCCCAGCCCCCATTTCTCAAGCGTGCCAGGTCGGAAGTTTTCGATAACAATATCTGCTTCTTTGGCCAGTGATTTTACAATTTCCTGTCCTTCCCCCGATTTAAGATCAATAGTCACGGACTTTTTGTTTCTTGCCTGCAGCGACCACCAAAGGGACTTTCCTTCATAAATATATCGCCAATCACGAAGCGGATCGCCTTTTCCAGGGGCCTCTACTTTGATAACATCCGCACCGAATTCTGCAAATAGCCTGCCAGCGAATGGACCTGCAATCAGGCTTCCTAGTTCTATAACTTTCAATCCTTCCAGTGGTGTACTCATTTGCTATCATCCTCTTCCCTTGATTTTTTTAAAAGTTTTTCCCATGCAGCTAAATCCTTTTGTATATGCCGCCTCATCGATAATTCCGCTTTTTCCTTCTCACCCTCGATGATGGCATCTGCTATTTCTCTATGCTCCTCAATAAAAACTCCCTTTCGTGCGAAATCCCCTAGAAGCACATTACGCATATAACTGTTTTTGGCACGAATCAGTTCCATGAATCGGATTAGTTGATTATTATCGGAGGCTTGAATAATACGTTCATGAAAGGTTGCATTTAATGTTGCGATCTTACTGTTCGTTTCTCTATTATGTAAAGCAGACGCCGTCTCATCGACAATCCGGATTAAATCATTTTTAGCGGCAGCTGTTATATGCTCAGCAGCCAGCCTCGCTCCCAATGGCTCTAGTCTATCCCTGCATAGATAAATATCGAGAACATCTTTAAACGTAGGGTTATAGGCATACACATGGGCTCCTTTTTGAATAAGCAAACCATCGTGAATCAGCATTCTTATTGCTTCTCTGATTGGCCCACGACTGATTCCAAGTTTTGTCGCCAAAGCGGTTTCTGTTAGTTTTTCTCCCGGTACAAATTCTTTCTCTAGTAAATTGCGCTGAATATGCTTGTACGCTTGGATATGAAAAGGCTCAGCCCTAATAATTTCATCCATTATATTTCTCCTTTGTCGGATTTTGAAAGCGATTTCAATATAGCATAAAATATTAACTGTAAATTGTCAACAGTTTACAAAAATTAAATTAGTTTGTATATTGAAATAACACTTGAATGTAATCGTATTTATCATCCTCTATCCTTCTTTGAAATCCACAACGCCACCTGCAATATCAAAGCTTCTCGAAACTTTCTTGGATCATACCCCGTCTCCTCTATAATTTTATGAAGTCTATAAATAAACGTATTTCGATGTACATACAAATCATCGGCTGCCTTTTGGATATTAAGGTCATTTGCTAAAAAGGCTTCCAATGTATTTGTCTTATTTTCGTCCAAATTTCCCAGGACACGATAAGAAAAGCGCTCTGTGATATCATCATTAACTTGATAAATTAAAGATTTTGCTTCAATTTCGGCAAAGGAAATAATTTCTTTTTCAGGTTCACTTATGTTCAATGTTATAGCACAGTCCAAATATGCCTGGCTGAATTCTTTCAATCTATAGAAAGGTAAACTATAGGCAATCCTAAAAACAACATTTCGTTTCTTCAATAAAGCATAAGTATTTTCGATTTTCCGTTTTATTTCTTCCTCTTCTAAACCGGAAATCGCGACAATTAATCGATTTACGTTAATAAATGCAACTATTCCATTTCCATCCCCAATCGTTTCCTCCAATTTTTGAATCAATTTCTGGTTTGTGATTGATCGTTTTGTTATTTGTATAACCATTGTCGTAAAAGGGGGACCAAAATCAATTTGGAGCAAACTGAGTCCCCTGTCAATCTCGCTAAACGAAGGTTCCTTTTTCATCAACTGTTCCATGATCATTTCTTTTGTTCGTTGCTTCCATTCCATTTGCGAGACGACAAATTCCTGCCTGATCATAAGTTCTGTGGTCATTTTCACCAATTCTCCAACATCCCCCATTTCAGCAGGGTCCCCTGTAATGCCGATGACACCAATTATTTCCCCCTGAAAAACGATGGGAAGATTGACACCAGGCTGTGTTCCAGTCCATGATTCCTGCTCAGCAGAAATAACTTGGGTTTCACCACTTTGCAGAACCTCTAACGCTCCTTCGTGAAAAGAACCTATTCTGGAATTGTCACGTGTAGCGATAATTATTCCTTCCGTATTCATGATATTAACGTTTCGGTGAAGACGAATCGACGTTTCTTCCACAATTGAATTTGCAATTTTTTGATTTAACATCTTCATTCCATTCTACTCCTTGGTTATAGTATATAATTTATAGTTAAAATTCCTTCTTATTTTCGTATGTTATAACCATAGACATGTCTCGTCAAGATTCTTATACTATTATAATAGA
It encodes the following:
- the leuC gene encoding 3-isopropylmalate dehydratase large subunit gives rise to the protein MSGKTLFEKVWERHVIETNLEQPLIFIDLHLIHDVTSPQAFSLLREQGRTVRRPDLTFASADHNVPTKERDNIKDILAKKQVEYLIKNCNEFGITAYDLDHPDNGIVHIIGPELGLTTPGKTIVCGDSHTSTHGAFGALAFGIGSSEITHVLATQTLPQNKPKTMNIRIEGKKPERVSGKDIILKIIGEIGTKGATGHIVEFTGSTVEMMSMEERMTICNMILEAGARSGMIAPDEKTFEYMKNRSFSPKGEIWHQAVRDWKALYSDADAVYDKEVTINMEDLEPQVTWGTNPGQVTSICGQIPDPVMMMDPVKQTAAESALEYMELEPNTKMSEIKIDKVFIGSCTNARLEDLQSAAQIIEGYQVAEGITALVVPGSYHVMRRAEEEGIDQVFINAGFEWREPGCSMCPGMNPDMAEPGERIASTSNRNFEGRQGKGARTHLVSPAMAAASAITGHFTDTRNWVFKKGEKI
- a CDS encoding hydroxymethylglutaryl-CoA lyase, producing the protein MERIFIQEVAPRDGLQNEDAFIPTPKKIELINQLSNAGVDKMEVTSFVSPKAVPNLRDAEEVMKMIKRNTDVTYTALIPNLKGAKRAVSCNVDEVNLLVSASNTHNLKNVGRSTEETFEGFRETISFLEDKRVLINGSIGTSFGCPFEGSIPERRVLSLIEKYRELGANGITLADTTGMATPKQVYELCKKVISRFHDLDVTLHFHNTRGMGLANVIEGIRAGVTRFDASLGGVGGCPFAPGATGNICTEDLVHMLQFMDYELNANLDKLLDASHYLGKLLSHDLPGQVAKAGKITDLHDASNF
- a CDS encoding CaiB/BaiF CoA transferase family protein produces the protein MSTPLEGLKVIELGSLIAGPFAGRLFAEFGADVIKVEAPGKGDPLRDWRYIYEGKSLWWSLQARNKKSVTIDLKSGEGQEIVKSLAKEADIVIENFRPGTLEKWGLGYEELSKVNPELIMVMVTGYGQSGPYRDKAGFGSIGESMGGIRYITGYPELPPPRLGISIGDSLTALYAVIGALMAVYHRDVKGTREGQMIDVALYESVFSMMESMLPEYDKFGAVRERTGAKLPGITPSNTYQCKEGKYIVIGANGDAIFKRFMYAIGREDLAEDAQFQDNRGRSKQADFLDEVIESWTKSVDLDTAMKTLDEAKVPAGPIYNIEDIVSDPQYQQREMIQDFKLNEHDSLKIPGIVPKMGKTPGKTNWLGPDLGAHTNTVLTDYLNMDDEKIKELQEKGII
- a CDS encoding GntR family transcriptional regulator; the protein is MDEIIRAEPFHIQAYKHIQRNLLEKEFVPGEKLTETALATKLGISRGPIREAIRMLIHDGLLIQKGAHVYAYNPTFKDVLDIYLCRDRLEPLGARLAAEHITAAAKNDLIRIVDETASALHNRETNSKIATLNATFHERIIQASDNNQLIRFMELIRAKNSYMRNVLLGDFARKGVFIEEHREIADAIIEGEKEKAELSMRRHIQKDLAAWEKLLKKSREEDDSK
- a CDS encoding CdaR family transcriptional regulator; translation: MKMLNQKIANSIVEETSIRLHRNVNIMNTEGIIIATRDNSRIGSFHEGALEVLQSGETQVISAEQESWTGTQPGVNLPIVFQGEIIGVIGITGDPAEMGDVGELVKMTTELMIRQEFVVSQMEWKQRTKEMIMEQLMKKEPSFSEIDRGLSLLQIDFGPPFTTMVIQITKRSITNQKLIQKLEETIGDGNGIVAFINVNRLIVAISGLEEEEIKRKIENTYALLKKRNVVFRIAYSLPFYRLKEFSQAYLDCAITLNISEPEKEIISFAEIEAKSLIYQVNDDITERFSYRVLGNLDENKTNTLEAFLANDLNIQKAADDLYVHRNTFIYRLHKIIEETGYDPRKFREALILQVALWISKKDRG